The proteins below come from a single Drosophila teissieri strain GT53w chromosome 3L, Prin_Dtei_1.1, whole genome shotgun sequence genomic window:
- the LOC122616344 gene encoding ubiquitin-conjugating enzyme E2-22 kDa codes for MANMAVSRIKREFKEVMRSEEIVQCSIKIELVNDSWTELRGEIAGPPDTPYEGGKFVLEIKVPETYPFNPPKVRFITRIWHPNISSVTGAICLDILKDNWAAAMTLRTVLLSLQALLAAAEPDDPQDAVVAYQFKDKYDLFLLTAKHWTNAYAGGPHTFPDCDSKIQRLRDMGIDEHEARAVLSKENWNLEKATEGLFS; via the exons ATGGCGAACATGGCAGTGTCGCGGATCAAGCGGGAGTTCAAGGAGGTGATGCGCAGCGAGGAG ATCGTCCAGTGTTCCATCAAAATCGAACTGGTCAACGACAGTTGGACGGAGCTGCGCGGCGAGATCGCAGGTCCGCCTGACACGCCCTACGAGGGCGGCAAGTTCGTCCTGGAGATCAAGGTGCCCGAGACATATCCCTTCAATCCACCAAAG GTACGCTTCATAACGCGCATCTGGCACCCAAATATTTCGTCGGTGACGGGCGCGATTTGCCTGGACATCTTAAAGGACAACTGGGCTGCAGCGATGACACTACGCACCGTACTGCTGTCCCTACAGGCGCTCCTGGCCGCCGCAGAGCCAGATGATCCACAGGACGCAGTGGTGGCCTATCAGTTCAAGGACAAGTACGATCTGTTCCTGCTGACAGCCAAGCACTGGACAAACGCGTATGCGGGCGGACCGCACACCTTTCCCGATTGTGATTCAAAGATCCAACGTCTCAGGGACATGGGCATCGACGAGCATGAGGCGCGCGCCGTGCTCTCCAAGGAGAATTGGAATTTAGAGAAGGCTACCGAGGGCCTGTTTAGTTAG
- the LOC122616649 gene encoding uncharacterized protein KIAA1841 homolog, whose translation MQKSGSDEGASAAGHTEETPAAPSQKSTDSGNGAEFQISLNEFLEFLKLSCHVNDMIAKADMGKPQNREPIPPMEGNAASAKRSTKKDEFDFAELADNPLVNELLGLRRPSRIANESRSTLLQDAKSSTLRSGHSHHSRSSRPESTYRGLHPKLGEQLDAAINEGVLDSVLSFICPVPIPTQLQNGKTKPKQLQPPKEPLTQASPTPTPNPISTAAPLTSGASKSLMELGHSHGPPPAASPSAPCLQQAHAGGDALHPDQITNSMVRAMIKEPIPKPGGMVGGRRKSLLLVKDSKHARQERKEPEVVIHVCDEVKNTSKDFTCPQHLLVTKMGYFADVTAGQRLEEMDISVHCDILIFDWLMKWIKHSAQSQDLPVSTQSTGPQLDGNNVVPILVSASFLQMEPLLLECLSFCHAHLSEVVRTSTNLSCLNDALVTRLAAMFTNLELEMVRDKKERVTPRLWTKLIQSLCEPDPEALRGHFYSMSGLFRCSRCFNCVTNTMKSYVSCVPSNIRLNRWGQLMSHHVRDANWDLNVYIVQLFKELKSWRKVYWKLWGHCHYLYCCTCEAHFPVYQMHWCRFHPEIPNFLGPVGNAGPAGRFSCCGQQAFRYETLPGPNGCQFREHSVLVETDRERAILAIAQLVGENYALCEQPPLRIQELAAAGEISPSWQGISLTPQRCRQGLLPQLCMDSVLKRVTNHRVSRRMRGSRYQMDTSTDSETTSTSEDDARCMRPRMRNVHDDDEDYSSSSDGCESEHRPPPRKTRGKKSRKRPTDVSGRFWSGELSARSNQDHQRDFEEKIMKQVANYVTKKTGTDQCLVQNAQPLGGSYVRLESEWKEMLKQRHSHHTIQGTNATGPSVPQSNSSCLGSALATGGSSASVMSKQKHK comes from the exons ATGCAGAAATCGGGCTCCGATGAGGGAGCCTCGGCTGCTGGCCATACGGAGGAGACGCCAGCGGCTCCCTCCCAGAAATCCACTGATTCCGGCAATGGCGCCGAGTTTCAAATCAGCTTGAACGAGTTTCTAGAGTTTCTAAAACTATCCTGTCATGTGAACGATATGATTGCGAAGGCCGACATGGGAAAACCACAAAATAGGGAGCCGATACCGCCGATGGAGGGCAATGCGGCGTCGGCCAAGAGAAGTACCAAGAAGGACGAGTTCGACTTTGCCGAACTGGCGGACAATCCACTAGTCAACGAGCTCCTTGGACTGCGACGCCCCTCCCGGATCGCCAACGAGAGCCGCTCCACTTTGCTCCAGGATGCAAAATCCAGTACATTGCGTTCGGGACACAGTCACCACAGTCGCTCATCGCGGCCAGAGTCCACCTATCGGGGATTGCATCCCAAGCTCGGAGAGCAACTAGATGCGGCCATTAATGAAGGTGTCCTGGACTCGGTTTTGTCCTTTATATGCCCTGTTCCCATTCCAACACAACTCCAGAATGGCAAAACTAAGCCCAAGCAGCTGCAGCCTCCGAAAGAGCCTCTCACCCAGGCATCGCCCACTCCCACGCCGAATCCCATTTCAACTGCAGCTCCTCTTACCTCTGGAGCATCGAAATCCTTGATGGAGTTGGGCCACTCGCATGGTCCTCCACCGGCAGCTTCTCCCTCGGCTCCTTGCCTACAGCAGGCTCATGCCGGCGGAGATGCACTGCATCCGGATCAGATCACCAACAGCATGGTGCGGGCTATGATTAAGGAGCCGATTCCGAAGCCTGGTGGAATGGTTGGCGGCAGACGCAAGTCTCTGCTGCTGGTCAAGGACAGCAAACATGCCAGGCAGGAGCGAAAGGA ACCAGAAGTGGTGATCCACGTCTGCGACGAGGTGAAGAACACCTCGAAGGACTTCACCTGCCCGCAGCATTTGCTGGTGACCAAAATGGGCTACTTTGCGGACGTGACCGCCGGCCAGAGATTGGAGGAGATGGACATATCGGTGCACTGCGACATCCTAATCTTCGACTGGCTGATGAAGTGGATCAAGCACAGTGCCCAGAGCCAGGATCTTCCGGTTTCCACCCAGAGCACCGGTCCCCAGTTGGATGGCAACAATGTGGTGCCCATTTTGGTGTCGGCCAGCTTTCTGCAGATGGAGCCTCTACTCCTTGAGTGTTTGTCCTTTTGTCATGCTCATCTTAGCGAAGTTGTACGGACATCCACGAATCTGTCCTGTCTGAATGATGCCCTCGTCACCCGACTGGCGGCCATGTTCACGAACCTCGAGCTGGAGATGGTCAGGGATAAAAAGGAGCGAGTGACACCGCGACTGTGGACCAAATTGATTCAGTCTCTCTGCGAACCGGATCCGGAAGCCCTAAGGGGCCACTTCTACAGCATGTCCGGGTTGTTccgctgctcccgctgcttCAATTGCGTGACCAACACAATGAAATCCTATGTGAGCTGTGTGCCCAGCAATATCCGGCTGAATCGCTGGGGCCAATTGATGAGTCACCATGTGCGGGATGCCAACTGGGATCTTAATGTCTACATCGTCCAGCTCTTCAAGGAGCTCAAGTCCTGGCGGAAGGTGTACTGGAAGTTGTGGGGACACTGCCATTACTTATACTGCTGCACGTGCGAGGCTCATTTTCCGGTCTATCAGATGCACTGGTGCCGCTTCCATCCGGAGATACCCAACTTCCTGGGTCCAGTGGGCAATGCTGGACCCGCCGgtcgcttctcctgctgcGGCCAGCAAGCCTTTCGCTACGAGACACTGCCGGGACCAAAT GGCTGCCAGTTCCGCGAGCACAGTGTCCTGGTGGAGACGGATAGAGAGCGTGCCATCCTGGCCATTGCACAGTTGGTGGGCGAGAACTACGCCTTGTGCGAACAGCCACCACTGAGGATTCAGGAACTGGCAGCCGCCGGCGAGATCAGTCCCAGCTGGCAGGGTATCTCCCTAACACCCCAGAGATGTCGTCAGGGACTTTTGCCCCAACTCTGCATGGATAGTGTGCTCAAGAGAG TGACCAACCACCGCGTGAGCCGTCGGATGCGAGGATCTCGCTACCAAATGGACACCAGCACCGATTCCGAGACGACGTCCACCAGCGAGGATGATGCTCGATGCATGCGGCCACGCATGCGTAACGtccacgatgatgatgaggattACAGTTCCAGTAGTGATGGTTGCGAGTCGGAGCATCGTCCACCACCGAGGAAAACAAGAGGCAAAAAGTCAAGAAAACG TCCCACCGATGTGTCGGGTCGTTTTTGGTCCGGGGAGTTGTCCGCGCGCAGCAACCAGGATCACCAGCGCGATTTCGAGGAGAAGATCATGAAGCAGGTCGCCAATTATGTGACCAAGAAGACCGGAACGGATCAGTGCCTGGTGCAAAATGCCCAGCCGCTGGGAGGCTCCTACGTGCGACTCGAGTCCGAATGGAAGGAGATGCTCAAGCAGCGCCACAGCCATCACACCATCCAGGGCACCAATGCCACTGGCCCCTCCGTGCcccaaagcaacagcagctgcctGGGATCCGCACTTGCAACTGGTGGTTCCTCCGCGTCCGTCATGTCCAAGCAAAAGCACAAGTAG